The following proteins come from a genomic window of Trifolium pratense cultivar HEN17-A07 linkage group LG4, ARS_RC_1.1, whole genome shotgun sequence:
- the LOC123921869 gene encoding dirigent protein 22-like, translated as MPSQNFLTLFFFLLLSCNTITSTSSPSSQKEDTFDFVRSINPKLLGLNKKEKLSHFRFYWHDILSGKNPTSIIIVPPTLILNTTTYFGSVNMFDDPLTLGPQLSSKLVGKAQGFYASASQDDFGFLMAMNLAFIEGKYNGSSITILGRNSGINKVREMPVVGGSGLFRFARGYAQANTYKYDVKSGDAIVEYNVYVFHY; from the coding sequence ATGCCTTCCCAAAATTTCCTCACTTTGTTCTTCTTCCTTCTCCTCTCTTGCAACACTATCACTTCAACCTCATCACCATCATCACAAAAAGAAGACACTTTTGATTTTGTTCGTTCAATAAACCCAAAATTGTTAGGCCTAAACAAGAAAGAAAAGCTAAGTCATTTCAGATTCTATTGGCATGACATCTTGAGTGGAAAAAACCCAACTTCAATTATAATTGTTCCACCAACATTGATTCTAAACACAACCACTTATTTTGGTTCAGTCAACATGTTTGATGACCCTTTGACTTTGGGACCACAATTAAGTTCCAAACTTGTTGGAAAAGCTCAAGGTTTTTATGCTTCTGCATCACAAGATGATTTTGGTTTTCTTATGGCTATGAATTTGGCTTTCATTGAAGGGAAGTATAATGGAAGTAGTATTACTATTTTGGGGAGGAACTCTGGTATTAATAAGGTTAGGGAGATGCCTGTTGTTGGGGGTAGTGGTCTATTCAGATTTGCTAGAGGGTATGCTCAAGCTAATACTTATAAGTATGATGTCAAATCTGGAGATGCTATTGTTGAGTAcaatgtttatgtttttcacTATTAG
- the LOC123921836 gene encoding dirigent protein 19-like, translating into MPSQHFLTFFFFLLISCNTITSSSSPPTPSSQKDDTFEFVRPMDRKLLGINKKEKLSHFKFYWHDIGSGKNQSSVMVVPPSLKLNSTTGFGLVNMIDNPLTLGPKLSSKLVGKSQGFYASACKDELDLLMAMNLAFIEGKYNGSSITILGRNPVFHKVREMPVIGGSGLFRFARGYAQASTYSFDLKSGDAVVEYNVYVFHY; encoded by the coding sequence ATGCCTTCCCAACATTTCctcactttcttcttcttccttctcatATCTTGCAACACCAtcacttcatcatcatcaccaccaaCACCATCATCACAAAAAGATGACACTTTTGAATTTGTTCGTCCTATGGACAGAAAATTATTAGGCATAAACAAGAAGGAAAAACTAAGTCATTTTAAATTCTACTGGCATGACATAGGGAGTGGAAAAAACCAATCATCAGTTATGGTTGTTCCACCATCATTGAAACTAAACTCAACAACTGGTTTTGGTTTGGTCAACATGATTGACAACCCTTTAACTTTAGGACCAAAGTTGAGCTCTAAACTTGTTGGAAAATCTCAAGGGTTCTATGCATCAGCTTGTAAAGATGAACTTGATTTGCTTATGGCTATGAATTTGGCTTTCATTGAAGGAAAGTATAATGGAAGTAGTATTACTATTTTGGGACGGAATCCGGTCTTTCATAAGGTTAGAGAGATGCCTGTTATTGGTGGTAGTGGACTTTTCAGATTTGCTAGAGGTTATGCTCAAGCTAGTACTTATTCCTTTGATCTCAAATCTGGAGATGCTGTTGTTGAGTataatgtttatgtttttcacTATTGA
- the LOC123921674 gene encoding dirigent protein 22-like has translation MSSQHFFTFFFFLLISCNTITSSSSSLSQNDDTFEFVRPMDRKLLGLKKEKLSHFKFYWHDTVSGKNPSSVTIIPPSLKLNSTTGFGIVNMIDNPITLGPELSSKVVGKAQGFYASACKDELDLLMAMNLAFIEGKYNGSSLTILGRNPVFHKVREMPVIGGSGLFRFARGYAQANTHWFDLKSGDAVVEYNVYVFHY, from the coding sequence ATGTCTTCACAACATTTcttcacttttttcttcttccttctcaTATCTTGCAACACTAtcacttcatcatcatcatcattatcacaAAATGATGACACTTTTGAATTTGTTCGTCCTATGGACAGAAAATTATTAGGcctaaagaaagaaaaactaagTCATTTCAAATTCTATTGGCATGACACAGTCAGTGGAAAAAACCCATCATCAGTTACAATTATTCCACCATCATTGAAACTAAATTCAACAACTGGTTTTGGTATAGTTAATATGATTGATAACCCTATAACTTTAGGACCAGAGTTAAGTTCTAAAGTTGTTGGAAAAGCTCAAGGGTTTTATGCATCTGCTTGTAAAGATGAACTTGATTTGCTTATGGCTATGAATTTGGCTTTTATTGAAGGAAAGTATAATGGAAGTAGTCTTACTATTTTGGGAAGGAATCCTGTTTTTCATAAGGTTCGAGAAATGCCTGTGATTGGTGGGAGTGGACTTTTCAGATTTGCTAGAGGGTATGCTCAAGCTAATACTCATTGGTTTGATCTCAAATCTGGTGATGCTGTTGTTGAGTataatgtttatgtttttcattattga
- the LOC123924012 gene encoding arginine--tRNA ligase, chloroplastic/mitochondrial-like isoform X2 — protein MFIELDCPASVRKQLGKLFAEALKQTVPTEPDIVPLIDACIAKDGVKHADYQCNNAMSLFAKIKGKQEEFKSPRSLGEGIMKNLPPSEMIESCSVAGPGFVNIVLSKKWIAQRLQKMLTDGIDSWAPRLPIKRVLVDFSSPNIAKEMHVGHLRSTIIGDTLSRMLEFCQPECLIRRNHIGDWGTQFGMLIQYLFETYPNPDDVNESDIGDLQTFYKASKSKFDKDADFKLNAQQSVVKLQGGDPKYRKAWEQICNISRTEFKKVYQRLGIRLEEMPESFYNELIPPTLEKLDQLGLIEDSDGARVIFVDGVDIPLIVVKRDGGYNYFSTDLAALWYRLNIEKVDWNIYVTDFGQSQHFDMLFKAFKRAGWLPEDKNEYPICTHIGFGLVLGVDGKRLRSSSGDTIRLVDLLNEATEQSKTALLKRGNAKEWSKEEIEKASEAIGYGAVKYADLKNNKTTNYTFSFEQMLNDKGNTAVYLMYAHARICSIIRKSGKDIEELKKTGTMVLDHENERTLALHLLQFTEVFVEACSNLLPNVLCEYLYNLAEIFTKKFYSNCQVVGSPVETSRLLLCEATLVVMRHCFYLLGIEPVDKL, from the exons ATGTTCATC GAACTAGATTGTCCTGCTAGTGTGCGAAAGCAACTTGGAAAACTGTTTGCTGAAGCTCTCAAACAAACTGTGCCTACTGAACCTGATATTGTGCCTTTGATTGATGCATGCATTGCAAAAGACGGTGTAAAACATGCTGATTATCAATG TAATAATGCAATGAGTCTTTTTGCTAAGATTAAAGGGAAGCAAGAAGAGTTCAAAAGTCCACGTTCACTTGGAGAG GGCATTATGAAAAATCTTCCTCCATCAGAAATGATAGAATCATGCTCTGTTGCTGGTCCTGGATTTGTGAATATTGTCTTATCAAAGAAGTGGATAGCACAG AGACTACAAAAGATGCTTACAGACGGTATTGATTCCTGGGCACCTCGACTTCCAATCAAGAGGGTTTTGGTTGACTTTTCCTCACCTAATATAGCAAAAGAAATGCATGTTGGTCACCTGAGGTCAACCATTATTGGGGACACGTTGTCACGAATGCTTGAGTTTTGCCAGCCTGAATGTCTGATCCGCCGAAATCATATTGGTGACTGGGGCACTCAG TTCGGAATGCTGATTCAATACCTCTTTGAGACATATCCAAACCCAGACGATGTTAATGAATCTGATATTGGAGATCTACAG ACATTCTATAAGGCATCAAAATCAAAGTTTGACAAGGATGCTGATTTTAAGTTAAATGCACAGCAGTCAGTGGTCAAGCTCCAG GGAGGGGATCCCAAGTATCGCAAGGCATGGGAGCAAATTTGCAATATTAGTAGGACTGAGTTTAAGAAGGTCTATCAACGCCTTGGAATTCGTTTGGAGGAAATG CCAGAGAGCTTCTATAATGAATTAATCCCTCCAACTTTGGAGAAACTGGATCAATTAGGGCTGATTGAAGACAGTGATGGTGCTCGTGTGATATTTGTTGACGGTGTAGACATACCACTAATTGTTGTGAAAAGAGACGGAGGCTACAACTACTTTTCAACCGATCTAGCAGCACTttg GTATCGTCTGAATATCGAAAAGGTTGATTGGAATATATATGTTACAGATTTTGGGCAGTCGCAACATTTTGACATGCTTTTTAAG GCCTTCAAGCGTGCAGGGTGGCTTCCAGAAGACAAAAATGAATATCCAATATGCACTCATATAGGTTTCGGTCTTGTTCTTGGCGTGGATGGAAAACGATTACGGAGTTCCTCCGGCGATACTATTCGATTGGTTGATTTACTCAATGAAGCTACAGAACAGAGTAAAACTGCCCTTCTTAAACGTG GTAATGCTAAAGAGTGGTCAAAGGAAGAGATTGAgaaagcatcagaggcaattgGATATGGGGCTGTTAA GTATGCTGACttgaagaacaataaaacaacgAATTACACGTTCAGCTTTGAGCAGATGCTTAATGACAAGGGGAATACTGCTGTTTATTTGATGTATGCACATGCTAGGATCTGTTCCATTATCAGGAAATCTGGTAAAGACATAGAAGAACTAAAAAAG ACTGGGACTATGGTGTTGGATCATGAAAACGAGCGCACATTGGCTCTTCATTTACTGCAATTTACAGAG GTTTTTGTGGAGGCATGCTCGAATTTGTTACCAAATGTATTGTGTGAATACCTATACAATTTGGCGGAAATCTTCACAAAGAAATTCTATTCTAATTGTCAG GTTGTTGGGTCGCCGGTGGAAACTAGTCGACTCTTGTTATGCGAAGCAACACTTGTTGTGATGAGACATTGCTTCTATCTCCTTGGAATTGAACCAGTTGACAAGTTATGA
- the LOC123924012 gene encoding arginine--tRNA ligase, chloroplastic/mitochondrial-like isoform X1: MFIELDCPASVRKQLGKLFAEALKQTVPTEPDIVPLIDACIAKDGVKHADYQCNNAMSLFAKIKGKQEEFKSPRSLGEGIMKNLPPSEMIESCSVAGPGFVNIVLSKKWIAQRLQKMLTDGIDSWAPRLPIKRVLVDFSSPNIAKEMHVGHLRSTIIGDTLSRMLEFCQPECLIRRNHIGDWGTQFGMLIQYLFETYPNPDDVNESDIGDLQTFYKASKSKFDKDADFKLNAQQSVVKLQGGDPKYRKAWEQICNISRTEFKKVYQRLGIRLEEMPESFYNELIPPTLEKLDQLGLIEDSDGARVIFVDGVDIPLIVVKRDGGYNYFSTDLAALWYRLNIEKVDWNIYVTDFGQSQHFDMLFKAFKRAGWLPEDKNEYPICTHIGFGLVLGVDGKRLRSSSGDTIRLVDLLNEATEQSKTALLKRVLCHLGNAKEWSKEEIEKASEAIGYGAVKYADLKNNKTTNYTFSFEQMLNDKGNTAVYLMYAHARICSIIRKSGKDIEELKKTGTMVLDHENERTLALHLLQFTEVFVEACSNLLPNVLCEYLYNLAEIFTKKFYSNCQVVGSPVETSRLLLCEATLVVMRHCFYLLGIEPVDKL; the protein is encoded by the exons ATGTTCATC GAACTAGATTGTCCTGCTAGTGTGCGAAAGCAACTTGGAAAACTGTTTGCTGAAGCTCTCAAACAAACTGTGCCTACTGAACCTGATATTGTGCCTTTGATTGATGCATGCATTGCAAAAGACGGTGTAAAACATGCTGATTATCAATG TAATAATGCAATGAGTCTTTTTGCTAAGATTAAAGGGAAGCAAGAAGAGTTCAAAAGTCCACGTTCACTTGGAGAG GGCATTATGAAAAATCTTCCTCCATCAGAAATGATAGAATCATGCTCTGTTGCTGGTCCTGGATTTGTGAATATTGTCTTATCAAAGAAGTGGATAGCACAG AGACTACAAAAGATGCTTACAGACGGTATTGATTCCTGGGCACCTCGACTTCCAATCAAGAGGGTTTTGGTTGACTTTTCCTCACCTAATATAGCAAAAGAAATGCATGTTGGTCACCTGAGGTCAACCATTATTGGGGACACGTTGTCACGAATGCTTGAGTTTTGCCAGCCTGAATGTCTGATCCGCCGAAATCATATTGGTGACTGGGGCACTCAG TTCGGAATGCTGATTCAATACCTCTTTGAGACATATCCAAACCCAGACGATGTTAATGAATCTGATATTGGAGATCTACAG ACATTCTATAAGGCATCAAAATCAAAGTTTGACAAGGATGCTGATTTTAAGTTAAATGCACAGCAGTCAGTGGTCAAGCTCCAG GGAGGGGATCCCAAGTATCGCAAGGCATGGGAGCAAATTTGCAATATTAGTAGGACTGAGTTTAAGAAGGTCTATCAACGCCTTGGAATTCGTTTGGAGGAAATG CCAGAGAGCTTCTATAATGAATTAATCCCTCCAACTTTGGAGAAACTGGATCAATTAGGGCTGATTGAAGACAGTGATGGTGCTCGTGTGATATTTGTTGACGGTGTAGACATACCACTAATTGTTGTGAAAAGAGACGGAGGCTACAACTACTTTTCAACCGATCTAGCAGCACTttg GTATCGTCTGAATATCGAAAAGGTTGATTGGAATATATATGTTACAGATTTTGGGCAGTCGCAACATTTTGACATGCTTTTTAAG GCCTTCAAGCGTGCAGGGTGGCTTCCAGAAGACAAAAATGAATATCCAATATGCACTCATATAGGTTTCGGTCTTGTTCTTGGCGTGGATGGAAAACGATTACGGAGTTCCTCCGGCGATACTATTCGATTGGTTGATTTACTCAATGAAGCTACAGAACAGAGTAAAACTGCCCTTCTTAAACGTG TCCTATGTCATCTAGGTAATGCTAAAGAGTGGTCAAAGGAAGAGATTGAgaaagcatcagaggcaattgGATATGGGGCTGTTAA GTATGCTGACttgaagaacaataaaacaacgAATTACACGTTCAGCTTTGAGCAGATGCTTAATGACAAGGGGAATACTGCTGTTTATTTGATGTATGCACATGCTAGGATCTGTTCCATTATCAGGAAATCTGGTAAAGACATAGAAGAACTAAAAAAG ACTGGGACTATGGTGTTGGATCATGAAAACGAGCGCACATTGGCTCTTCATTTACTGCAATTTACAGAG GTTTTTGTGGAGGCATGCTCGAATTTGTTACCAAATGTATTGTGTGAATACCTATACAATTTGGCGGAAATCTTCACAAAGAAATTCTATTCTAATTGTCAG GTTGTTGGGTCGCCGGTGGAAACTAGTCGACTCTTGTTATGCGAAGCAACACTTGTTGTGATGAGACATTGCTTCTATCTCCTTGGAATTGAACCAGTTGACAAGTTATGA
- the LOC123921735 gene encoding dirigent protein 20-like, translating into MPNQHFLTLFFFILLSCNTLTSSSSSSSSSEKDDTFDFVRPIDRKLLGLHKKEKLSHFKFYWHDILSGKNPTSISIIPPTINSTTAFGLTHIIDNPLTLGPQLSSKLVGRAQGFYASASQVGLDFLMAMNFAFIEGKYNGSSITILGRNPVLNKVREMPVVGGSGLFRFARGYAQFSTHWIDLKTGDASVEYNVYVYHY; encoded by the coding sequence ATGCCTAACCAACATTTCCTCACTTTGTTCTTCTTCATTCTCCTCTCTTGCAACACCCTCACTTCATCATCgtcgtcgtcatcatcatcagaaaAAGATGACACTTTCGATTTTGTTCGTCCGATAGACCGCAAATTATTAGGCCTACACAAGAAAGAAAAACTAAGTCATTTCAAATTCTATTGGCATGATATCTTAAGTGGAAAAAACCCAACTTCAATATCAATTATTCCTCCAACAATAAACTCAACAACTGCTTTTGGTTTAACACACATAATTGATAACCCTTTAACTTTAGGACCTCAATTAAGTTCCAAACTTGTTGGAAGAGCTCAAGGATTCTATGCATCTGCTTCACAAGTTGGACTTGATTTTCTTATGGCTATGAATTTTGCTTTCATTGAAGGAAAGTATAATGGAAGTAGTATTACTATTTTGGGAAGGAATCCTGTCCTTAATAAGGTTAGGGAGATGCCTGTTGTTGGTGGTAGTGGTCTTTTCAGATTTGCTAGAGGGTATGCACAATTTAGTACTCATTGGATTGATCTTAAAACTGGTGATGCTTCTGTTGAGTACAATGTTTATGTTTAtcactattaa
- the LOC123923541 gene encoding dirigent protein 22-like, producing MPTQHFLNLLFFILLSCNTLTSISSSSSSEKEDTFDFVRPINPKLLGLNKKEKLSHLRFYWHDILSGKKPTSIKIIPPSLKLNTTTSFGLVNMFDDPLTLGPQLSSKLVGKAQGFYASASQDDFGLLMAMNLAFIEGKYNGSSITIMGRDLIFDKVREMPIVGGSGIFRFARGYALATTKWFDPKSYDAIVEYDVYVFHY from the coding sequence ATGCCTACCCAACACTTCCTCAATTTGCTCTTCTTCATTCTCCTCTCTTGCAACACCCTCACttcaatatcatcatcatcatcatcagaaaaAGAAGACACTTTTGATTTTGTTCGTCCAATAAACCCAAAATTATTAGGCctaaacaagaaagaaaaactaAGTCATTTAAGATTCTATTGGCATGACATCTTAAGTGGAAAAAAACCCACATCAATCAAAATTATCCCACCATCATTGAAGTTAAACACAACCACTTCTTTTGGTTTAGTCAACATGTTTGATGACCCTTTGACTTTAGGACCACAATTAAGTTCCAAACTTGTTGGAAAAGCTCAAGGTTTTTATGCTTCTGCATCACAAGATGATTTTGGTTTACTCATGGCTATGAATTTGGCTTTCATTGAAGGAAAATACAATGGGAGTAGTATTACTATCATGGGGAGGGATCTTATTTTTGATAAGGTTAGAGAGATGCCTATTGTTGGTGGTAGTGGAATTTTTAGATTTGCTAGAGGGTATGCTCTAGCTACTACTAAGTGGTTTGATCCCAAATCTTATGATGCTATTGTTGAGTACGATGTTTATGTTTTTCACTATTGA